CCGCGCTTGCGTCTGCGCAGCCGGGACCGCCGGCGCGGTGGCCGAACCGCTGCTTGCGATCGCAACAGTGAGACGTTCCGCCGCTTCCGGCGACATTTTCGCCAGTACATCCGCCATCTTGCGTGGCTTCATCTGACGAACCACCTTCAGCAGAATGGGCAGGCTCAGGCGATCGAAGATCCTCGCGGCGTCCTTCGGTTTCATCGTCTCGTACATGGTAACCAGACCGGCGACCTCGTTCATTTCCTGTTGCCGCTTCTTTTCAACCGCTGCTTCAATGCGCTGCTCGAGGATCTTCAGCTCGTCGACGCGCTTCTGAATCCGTTCCTCTGTGGCCTGTAACAGCTTCTCACGCAGATCGAGCTGACCTTCCTGTTCCTGCAGCGATTCCCGGCGCCTGCCGAGACTTTCCAGAACAGCACGTTCGGCTGCCGAACCGCCGATCTCGAGATTGTCGGGCAACACAGGCTGCTCAGGCAGGCCGGGTTCCGCAGGTGGCGCAGGTGGCGCAGCCATGGTTCCCGCCTCGGCGGTCATCGCTTCGTCCCCGGGGGCATCCTGCGCAGGTGTCTCCTGCGCGACTGCGCCGTTGATGGGCAGATTGCCGCTCTCCGGGCCGAACGTGAACCCGAGCAGCTTCAACGCAAGCAAGGCGCTTGCCGATACACCCAACAATGGCAACAGTCTCAAATTCATGCAGCAGCACCATTCCGTCTGCGGAATTGTTCAAGTCTTGCAGTCGCTTCGGCCGCCGCGCTGCGAATGTCCGCCGCTCTGCTCGTGCGCGGGCGCTCCGGTTCAAGGACGGGAGCCGCCGCTGCAGCGACCTGTGCGGGCGGCGGCGCAGTTTGCGCGGGCGGCGCGGCATAAGCTGGCTGCGGCACATGCTCGGCGGGCTCCACAGGTGACCGGACTGCATATGCCTCCGCGCGCGGCGCCTGCTCCGCATGGGACGATGCGGCCCGCGCAGCCTCCGCAATCTGCGAAATTCTGGTAAAGATTTTCTCACCCTCGCCGATCTGTTCCGCGAGGCTGACGGACATGGTTTCCGCTTGCTTAAGACGGGTTCCGAGAACCTTGTCCGCCTCCGCCGCAGTTGTTTTCAGGCCGAGGATCGCGCGTTCGGCGATTTCGGTCGCGGTCATGAGCTCGGAAATGGTGGCCCTGAGGACTTCTTCATCGGCTCTCAGTCGCTGCAGGCGCCGGTTCAGCATCCAGCAGTAACCGATCGTGATCAGCAGCAGCACCGCGACCAAGCCTTCAATGATCATTCCGATTGGCAAAGTGCTCATGGCTGCTCCATTTCGTTTTGCATGGCGCGCTCGAAAGCGGCCAGTGTCATCTTCGGCTTGCGCAAGTTCTTTGCGACCCGTATGGCGATGGAATCCTCCACCTTGCCGAGCGTGCCTTCCGTCAGCGGGACATTGCCGCACTTGATCGTGACCGGATCTGCCGGATCGACGTCGAACACCAGGGTCTGACCGATATCAAGGCTGAGCACGCGGCTGAGTGGCAGATGGGTTTCGTAGAGAACCGCATCGACTTCGACTTCGGCGGCGTGAATCTCGCTGGCCAGGTGCCCTTCCCAGATCGGATCGCGGCCGAACTTTTCCCCCATGAACATCTGGAGCAGCAGATCGCGGATCGGCTCCAATGTCGCATAGGGCATCATGATTTCGACCGAACCGCCGCGGTCTTCCATGTCGATGCGCAGTTCCACAAGGATCGCGGCGTTTGCCGGCCGTGAAATGGCGGCAAAGCGTGGATTGGTTTCCAGGCGCTCCAGGTTGAAATGGACCGGCGAAAGCGGTGCGAAGGCCTGCTCGGCGTCCTGCAGGATCAGGGCGACCATTTGTTGAACGAGGCCCGTTTCGATCGTCGTATATGGACGGCCTTCCACGCGGACGGCCGATGTGCCGCGCCCGCCACCGAGCAGCACGTCAATGATTGAGTAGATAAGGCTGGATTCAACGGTAATGAGGCCGAAGCCGTCCCATTCCTCCGCCTTGAAGACACCCAGGATTGCGGGCAACGGAATCGAATTCAGGTAGTCGCCGAAACGCACCGAACTGATGGAATCCAGCGATACTTCAACGTTGTCGGAAGTAAAATTGCGCAAGGAGGTCGTGGTCAGCCGGACAAGCCGGTCGAACACGA
This region of uncultured Roseibium sp. genomic DNA includes:
- a CDS encoding DUF6468 domain-containing protein produces the protein MSTLPIGMIIEGLVAVLLLITIGYCWMLNRRLQRLRADEEVLRATISELMTATEIAERAILGLKTTAAEADKVLGTRLKQAETMSVSLAEQIGEGEKIFTRISQIAEAARAASSHAEQAPRAEAYAVRSPVEPAEHVPQPAYAAPPAQTAPPPAQVAAAAAPVLEPERPRTSRAADIRSAAAEATARLEQFRRRNGAAA
- the fliM gene encoding flagellar motor switch protein FliM, giving the protein MADAWGAALAEQGAGGDDDDDLAAAWGAALEEQGAGSSDDMAAQWAAMIDDSEPDLENATRGADRVLNQEEIDNLLGFNIEDTIAGDQSGIRALINSAMVSYERLPMLEIVFDRLVRLTTTSLRNFTSDNVEVSLDSISSVRFGDYLNSIPLPAILGVFKAEEWDGFGLITVESSLIYSIIDVLLGGGRGTSAVRVEGRPYTTIETGLVQQMVALILQDAEQAFAPLSPVHFNLERLETNPRFAAISRPANAAILVELRIDMEDRGGSVEIMMPYATLEPIRDLLLQMFMGEKFGRDPIWEGHLASEIHAAEVEVDAVLYETHLPLSRVLSLDIGQTLVFDVDPADPVTIKCGNVPLTEGTLGKVEDSIAIRVAKNLRKPKMTLAAFERAMQNEMEQP